Proteins found in one Oncorhynchus tshawytscha isolate Ot180627B linkage group LG25, Otsh_v2.0, whole genome shotgun sequence genomic segment:
- the foxj1b gene encoding forkhead box protein J1-B: MPVLMSPEIASKFKEKCLKLQPENQDTAAGSVHLDDSLTSLHWLQNFSILSTNSERSTGTGPGCPSQHLVSYHQRLYPPGTDSPSSPPAGDTAATGMPLCLGSPVTSGSNSTDVRLVNYPHHQTITYPHLNHHITQIIPPEEIDFKTNPKVKPPYSYASLICMAMQASKKPKVTLSTIYNWITDNFCYYRHAEPSWQNSIRHNLSLNKCFMKVPRQKDEPGKGGFWQIDPQYADMFVNGVFKRRRMSSSHYNTHRQSKLLHNQETGYHRATQQGQDGYHYQGAGAGNKRKQPSPRQNSKMAGTPKSPLLATEAHSADVVLRGDFDLASVFDDVLSGNCSTFEDLDINTALSSLGCELDLTLQERHSVGLGRWCGEGDNQTQNQTQTHDSYGYMELSGSVGCNSSYIGNLYIQQQQLNQDQLLQTHLHQFEEVTLFPEQQEVHPWEEMKEEVQAIPQTLDQGFGLCEGFFSEIQPWERAEAYL; the protein is encoded by the exons ATGCCTGTCCTGATGAGTCCGGAGATCGCCTCCAAGTTTAAGGAGAAATGTCTGAAATTACAGCCGGAGAACCAGGACACCGCAGCCGGGTCAGTGCACCTGGACGACAGCCTGACCAGCCTCCACTGGCTTCAGAACTTCTCCATCCTCAGCACTAACTCAGAAAGATCCACCGGCACCGGCCCCGGTTGCCCCTCACAGCACCTGGTCTCCTACCACCAGCGCCTGTACCCCCCGGGCACCGACTCCCCGTCTAGCCCTCCAGCAGGGGACACGGCCGCTACCGGGATGCCTCTCTGCCTCGGGAGCCCCGTTACCTCTGGCAGTAACTCCACCGACGTGCGTTTGGTGAATTATCCACACCACCAAACCATAACCTACCCTCACCTCAACCACCACATCACGCAGATCATCCCACCAGAGGAGATTGACTTTAAAACGAACCCCAAAGTCAAACCGCCTTATTCCTATGCCTCTCTCATCTGTATGGCCATGCAGGCCAGCAAGAAGCCCAAGGTGACTCTTTCCACCATCTATAACTGGATCACAGACAACTTCTGCTACTACAGACATGCTGAGCCCAGCTGGCAG AACTCTATCCGCCATAACCTCTCGCTCAACAAGTGCTTCATGAAAGTTCCACGGCAGAAGGATGAACCAGGGAAAGGAGGCTTCTGGCAGATCGACCCTCAGTACGCTGACATGTTCGTCAACGGGGTCTTCAAGAGAAGGAGAATGTCCTCCAGCCACTACAACACCCACAGGCAGAGCAAGCTCCTACACAACCAGGAAACTGGCTACCACAGAGCCACTCAGCAGGGCCAAGATGGCTACCACTACCAAGGAGCTGGAGCCGGCAACAAGCGTAAACAACCTTCTCCAAGGCAAAACAGCAAGATGGCGGGGACACCCAAATCCCCACTGTTAGCCACAGAGGCCCACAGCGCAGATGTAGTTCTGAGGGGAGACTTTGACCTTGCATCTGTGTTTGACGATGTCCTCAGTGGAAACTGCAGTACATTCGAAGACCTGGACATCAACACTGCTCTGAGCTCCCTGGGCTGCGAGCTGGATCTGACCCTGCAGGAGAGGCACTCTGTCGGACTGGGgaggtggtgtggagagggggacaACCAGACCCAGAACCAGACTCAGACCCATGACTCTTATGGCTACATGGAGCTGAGTGGCTCAGTGGGATGTAATAGTAGTTACATTGGGAACCTTTACATTCAACAACAGCAGCTGAACCAGGATCAGTTGTTACAGACCCACCTGCACCAGTTTGAGGAGGTGACTCTGTTCCCAGAGCAGCAGGAGGTGCACCCCTGGGAGGAGATGAAGGAGGAAGTGCAGGCCATCCCTCAGACTCTGGATCAGGGCTTTGGTCTGTGTGAAGGATTCTTCTCAGAGATACAACCCTGGGAGAGGGCTGAGGCCTACCTGTGA